The proteins below are encoded in one region of Parvicella tangerina:
- the mnmE gene encoding tRNA uridine-5-carboxymethylaminomethyl(34) synthesis GTPase MnmE translates to MKQTSDDIICAISSPPGVGAIALIRLSGKGAIELANELFSKDILNATPYQAVYGTIQKEKKPLDEVVLTVFRAPHSFTGEDIIEIACHGSSFIQNELLNLLVETGARIAEPGEFSKRAFYNGKMDLSQTEAIADLIHAESEGAHRLAMTQMKGAFGRELSVLREELIRFASLVELELDFAEEDVEFADRTELVALVTRVLSRVEELKRSFKTGTAIKDGVSVAIVGKPNAGKSSWINALTKDDVAIVSDIAGTTRDKIEVPIFINGLKFRLIDTAGLRDTDDIIEGIGVQRAKEVIAKSQIVMLLFDLQAYKEAELREAIDDIKVMNSGAEVILLGNKKDLADPEVAIENVIKVNAKSSEDCNLVMDLLSKASKLPSINKTDLIVTNARHYEALKEAADALQKAKEGLENKVSGDFVAMDIRQGIHHLGSITGEITTDNLLGHIFQNFCIGK, encoded by the coding sequence ACATCCTCAATGCAACTCCCTATCAGGCAGTTTACGGGACTATTCAAAAGGAAAAAAAGCCACTAGATGAAGTTGTATTAACGGTCTTTAGAGCCCCTCATTCTTTTACTGGAGAGGATATTATAGAAATTGCTTGTCATGGCTCTTCTTTCATTCAAAATGAACTGCTGAATTTATTGGTAGAGACAGGGGCACGAATCGCTGAACCAGGAGAATTTTCAAAAAGAGCGTTTTATAATGGCAAGATGGATTTGAGCCAAACTGAAGCGATTGCGGATTTGATCCATGCCGAGAGCGAAGGGGCACATCGTTTGGCGATGACCCAAATGAAAGGAGCTTTTGGAAGAGAGTTATCTGTTTTGCGTGAAGAATTGATTCGATTCGCATCTCTGGTAGAGTTAGAATTGGATTTTGCAGAAGAAGATGTAGAATTTGCGGATAGGACGGAGTTAGTTGCCTTGGTGACCAGGGTGTTGAGTAGGGTAGAAGAACTTAAAAGATCCTTTAAAACAGGTACAGCCATTAAAGATGGTGTTAGTGTAGCGATTGTTGGAAAGCCCAATGCGGGTAAGTCCTCATGGATCAATGCATTAACCAAAGATGATGTTGCTATTGTGAGTGATATAGCTGGAACTACGCGCGATAAGATAGAGGTGCCCATTTTTATTAATGGTTTAAAATTTCGATTGATCGATACGGCTGGATTGCGTGATACAGACGATATTATTGAGGGAATTGGTGTGCAACGCGCTAAGGAGGTTATTGCGAAGTCGCAGATCGTAATGTTGCTTTTTGACCTTCAGGCATATAAGGAAGCGGAACTGAGGGAAGCAATAGACGATATCAAGGTGATGAATAGCGGGGCGGAGGTTATCCTATTGGGGAATAAAAAAGATCTGGCTGATCCTGAAGTGGCTATCGAAAATGTGATTAAGGTGAATGCAAAATCCAGTGAGGACTGCAATTTGGTCATGGACTTGTTAAGTAAAGCATCAAAACTCCCAAGCATCAACAAAACGGACTTGATCGTGACGAATGCAAGACATTATGAGGCCTTGAAAGAAGCTGCTGATGCACTCCAAAAAGCCAAAGAGGGGTTGGAGAATAAAGTTTCAGGTGATTTTGTAGCAATGGACATAAGGCAGGGAATTCACCATTTAGGAAGTATCACAGGAGAGATCACCACCGATAATCTCTTGGGGCATATTTTTCAGAATTTCTGTATTGGAAAGTAG